The proteins below come from a single Gimesia alba genomic window:
- a CDS encoding Gfo/Idh/MocA family protein has product MTDSVRIGIIGAGAVSDYHHVPGINLDPRAELVSICDPNSELLAQRQSDWGKTKVTTKYEEIANDPEVDAVIIATPNFTHHEIALACIKGGKHVMCEKPLGLNYTESAEMYRAARDANLRHMTAFTYRFAPSMRYVKHLVESGALGVPRHFRSQRFLDWPESSWGWRQSKKLAGAGDLFDMTIHRIDFAQDLLGPIKSICGAVAQFVPRDKTSDGEPCEPSEVDDWSSLIGQFENGAVGVWEGSTLMKGYHNDGFGYEWAEVNGSEGSAAYQLTDPNNILIGKPGQTMEKLPVPEEFLVIEGSPREPHEGVPSTVFRYDLVYEFVSAIVEERDAIPGFDHGASAQLIADSVLESFDKRTWIDINCDL; this is encoded by the coding sequence ATGACAGATTCAGTTCGTATTGGAATTATCGGTGCCGGCGCAGTCTCCGATTACCACCATGTCCCAGGCATCAATCTCGATCCTCGCGCCGAACTGGTCTCGATTTGTGACCCCAACTCCGAACTCCTGGCGCAACGCCAGTCAGACTGGGGAAAAACCAAAGTCACGACGAAATACGAAGAGATCGCCAACGACCCTGAAGTCGATGCAGTGATCATCGCCACCCCAAACTTTACGCACCATGAAATTGCATTAGCCTGCATCAAAGGGGGCAAGCATGTCATGTGCGAAAAACCACTGGGCTTAAATTATACTGAATCAGCAGAAATGTACCGCGCTGCCCGCGATGCCAATCTGCGACACATGACGGCGTTTACTTATCGATTTGCCCCCTCCATGCGGTACGTGAAGCATCTCGTGGAATCCGGCGCACTCGGCGTTCCCCGGCACTTCCGCAGCCAGCGGTTTCTCGACTGGCCCGAATCAAGCTGGGGCTGGCGACAAAGTAAAAAACTGGCTGGTGCCGGCGACCTGTTTGACATGACCATTCACCGCATCGATTTTGCGCAAGACCTGCTCGGCCCGATCAAAAGCATTTGTGGCGCGGTGGCGCAATTTGTCCCCCGAGACAAAACATCAGACGGAGAGCCCTGTGAACCATCTGAAGTTGACGACTGGTCCTCGCTCATCGGCCAATTTGAAAACGGAGCAGTCGGCGTCTGGGAAGGCAGCACCTTGATGAAAGGCTATCACAATGACGGCTTTGGCTACGAGTGGGCGGAAGTGAATGGCTCGGAAGGTTCCGCCGCTTATCAGTTGACCGATCCCAACAACATCCTGATCGGCAAACCGGGCCAAACGATGGAAAAGTTACCCGTTCCGGAAGAATTTCTGGTGATTGAAGGCAGTCCGCGAGAGCCGCACGAAGGCGTGCCCAGCACCGTCTTCCGCTATGATCTGGTTTACGAGTTTGTGTCGGCCATCGTAGAAGAACGGGACGCGATCCCCGGTTTTGACCACGGTGCGTCAGCCCAGTTGATTGCTGATTCCGTACTCGAATCATTTGACAAACGGACTTGGATCGACATCAACTGTGATTTATAA